A genomic stretch from Vicinamibacteria bacterium includes:
- a CDS encoding APC family permease has translation MNLERVLGRGDLVLFSVSAILTIDTLASAASTGVSWFSWWAIIMIFFFLPYGLITAELGAAWPGEGGLHVWVREGLGPRWGSMASWLYWINMVYWIPPVYLVFAGVFDGMFVESGDVRIQTAIAILLTWLTVLLGLVRLKVSKWIPNLGAIVKVSIFVGLGGLGLGALATGRPPANEFSLSKMLPQWSDTVAYVPVLLYNALGFELMSSAGSEMREPQRDVPRVILLSGLAIMIVYSLGTLGLHLAVPLEKLSIVTGTWDALETLGLQWGGAGQTLVFLLGVGFLYACVANIVTWSLGANRVAATAAEEGLLPKALSKLHPRFQTPYVAFAMMGLVSTALLVGNALLSSNTVNVFWMSFKLSGVCFLLSYLLMFPSFLALRYRAASTPRPYRMPGGLSVAWAATIVCWVFVAGASLLFFAPSPTSDDPALETWILAGETGLTILAGWLLIPGGAGQR, from the coding sequence ATGAACCTCGAGCGAGTTCTGGGCCGCGGTGATCTCGTGCTTTTCTCCGTCTCGGCCATCCTCACGATCGATACTCTGGCGTCCGCGGCGTCGACCGGCGTTTCCTGGTTCAGCTGGTGGGCGATCATCATGATCTTCTTCTTCCTGCCCTATGGCCTCATCACCGCGGAGCTCGGCGCCGCTTGGCCTGGAGAAGGCGGCCTGCACGTTTGGGTCCGGGAAGGTCTCGGCCCGCGGTGGGGCTCCATGGCGTCGTGGCTCTATTGGATCAACATGGTCTACTGGATCCCGCCCGTCTACCTCGTGTTTGCGGGTGTGTTCGACGGCATGTTCGTCGAAAGCGGTGACGTCAGGATTCAGACCGCCATCGCCATCCTGCTGACCTGGCTCACGGTGTTGCTCGGGCTCGTTCGGTTGAAGGTCTCGAAATGGATTCCTAATCTCGGGGCGATCGTGAAAGTCTCCATTTTCGTCGGACTCGGCGGGTTGGGCCTGGGCGCTTTGGCCACCGGGCGCCCACCGGCGAACGAGTTCTCTTTGAGCAAGATGCTGCCACAGTGGAGCGACACCGTGGCCTATGTCCCGGTCCTCCTCTACAACGCGCTCGGGTTCGAGCTCATGAGCTCCGCGGGAAGCGAAATGCGTGAGCCTCAAAGGGACGTTCCCCGCGTCATTCTCCTTTCGGGACTCGCCATCATGATCGTCTATAGCCTGGGAACGCTCGGCTTGCATCTCGCAGTTCCCCTGGAAAAGCTGAGCATCGTAACCGGAACGTGGGATGCGCTGGAAACGCTCGGTCTCCAGTGGGGCGGGGCAGGACAGACTCTGGTCTTTCTCCTGGGCGTTGGTTTTCTCTACGCCTGTGTCGCGAACATCGTGACCTGGAGCCTCGGTGCCAACCGGGTGGCGGCCACCGCGGCAGAGGAAGGACTCTTGCCGAAAGCGCTGTCGAAGCTTCACCCGAGGTTTCAAACCCCCTACGTGGCCTTCGCCATGATGGGGCTCGTGAGCACGGCTCTTCTCGTCGGAAATGCTCTTTTGTCTTCGAACACCGTGAACGTCTTCTGGATGTCGTTCAAGCTTTCCGGCGTGTGTTTTCTTCTGTCCTACCTGCTCATGTTTCCATCGTTCCTGGCGCTGCGCTATCGTGCCGCTTCGACGCCCCGGCCCTACCGCATGCCGGGAGGGTTGTCCGTCGCCTGGGCGGCAACCATCGTTTGCTGGGTGTTCGTTGCCGGGGCCAGCTTGCTGTTTTTCGCTCCGTCCCCCACGTCCGACGACCCGGCGCTCGAGACGTGGATTCTTGCGGGTGAGACGGGTCTCACGATACTGGCGGGTTGGCTGTTGATACCGGGGGGAGCGGGGCAGCGATGA
- the mscL gene encoding large-conductance mechanosensitive channel protein MscL encodes MVKKWITEFRNFAMRGNVVDMAVGIIIGGAFGKLVTSLVNDVVMPPIGLLTGQVDFGQLYINLSDSAYESLEAATAAGAPVIRYGAFINTILDFVIVAASIFVAIRIMNQLRTEQETKPAAPPPPSAEEKLLTEIRDLLKSGR; translated from the coding sequence TTGGTAAAGAAATGGATCACCGAGTTCAGGAATTTCGCCATGCGCGGCAACGTGGTCGACATGGCGGTGGGGATCATCATCGGCGGCGCTTTCGGAAAGCTCGTCACGTCCCTCGTGAACGACGTCGTCATGCCGCCGATCGGGCTCCTCACCGGCCAAGTGGACTTCGGCCAGCTCTATATCAACCTGAGCGACTCGGCCTACGAATCGCTCGAAGCGGCCACGGCCGCCGGAGCCCCCGTCATCCGCTACGGTGCGTTCATCAACACGATTCTCGACTTCGTCATCGTGGCGGCTTCGATATTCGTCGCCATCCGAATCATGAACCAACTCAGAACCGAGCAAGAGACGAAGCCGGCAGCTCCACCCCCACCGTCCGCGGAGGAGAAGCTCCTGACGGAGATTCGCGATCTGCTGAAGTCCGGGCGCTGA
- the fumC gene encoding class II fumarate hydratase: MARTEIDSFGAIEVPEERLWGAQTERSRRNFRISHEKMPEAVIEALALVKKAAALVNEELGVLETAKARAIVRAADEVLAGEHTEEFPLLVWQTGSGTQTNMNVNEVLANRASELLGGTRGSGRLVHPNDDVNRGQSSNDVFPTAVHVTAVRALRESLLPALVRLRDELAVKVEAFDDIVKIGRTHLQDATPLTLGQEFSGYASQLGHGKARVEAALPHLYELALGGTAVGTGLNTHPEFGMRAASKIAELTGHPFVSAPNKFEALGGNDAIVHAHGALKTVAVSLMKIANDVRWLASGPRAGLGEIVLPENEPGSSIMPGKVNPTQCEAMTMLCAQVLGNDVAINVGGASGNFELNVFRPMIVQNFLQSARLLADGAESFRKLTVVGIEPHRERIASNLERSLMLVTALAPRIGYDKAAAIAKKAHREGTTLREAAVELGYMTTSEFDAWVRPEKMIGPGSSPDDEDGGSDSSQQPP; this comes from the coding sequence ATGGCTAGAACGGAAATCGACTCATTCGGGGCGATCGAAGTCCCCGAAGAGCGGCTCTGGGGGGCCCAGACCGAGCGTTCCCGGCGGAATTTTCGCATCTCCCACGAGAAGATGCCCGAAGCGGTCATCGAAGCTCTGGCGCTCGTCAAGAAGGCGGCTGCTCTCGTCAACGAGGAGTTGGGAGTTCTCGAGACGGCCAAAGCGCGGGCGATCGTTCGGGCGGCCGACGAGGTGCTCGCGGGAGAGCACACCGAGGAGTTTCCGCTTCTCGTCTGGCAAACGGGAAGCGGCACCCAGACGAATATGAACGTCAATGAGGTCCTCGCCAACCGTGCGAGCGAGCTTCTCGGGGGAACGCGCGGCAGCGGGAGGCTGGTGCATCCCAACGACGACGTCAATCGAGGTCAGTCGTCGAACGACGTTTTTCCGACGGCGGTGCACGTCACGGCCGTCCGCGCGCTGCGCGAATCGCTGTTGCCCGCGCTCGTACGGCTGCGAGACGAGCTCGCGGTGAAAGTCGAGGCATTCGACGACATCGTCAAGATCGGCCGAACCCATCTTCAGGATGCGACTCCTCTGACGCTGGGCCAGGAGTTCTCCGGTTACGCGTCCCAGCTCGGGCACGGTAAGGCTCGAGTCGAAGCGGCTCTGCCTCACTTGTACGAGCTCGCGCTCGGCGGAACAGCCGTGGGGACCGGACTCAACACCCATCCCGAGTTCGGGATGCGGGCGGCGTCGAAGATCGCGGAGCTAACCGGCCATCCGTTCGTCAGCGCGCCGAACAAGTTCGAGGCTCTGGGAGGAAACGACGCCATCGTTCATGCCCACGGAGCGCTCAAGACCGTCGCGGTCTCTCTCATGAAGATCGCCAACGACGTGCGGTGGCTTGCTTCGGGTCCGCGCGCCGGACTCGGCGAGATCGTGCTCCCGGAGAACGAGCCGGGGAGCTCTATCATGCCCGGAAAGGTAAACCCGACCCAGTGCGAGGCCATGACGATGCTCTGCGCTCAAGTTCTGGGTAACGACGTCGCCATCAACGTGGGCGGTGCGTCGGGCAACTTCGAGCTGAACGTCTTTCGGCCCATGATCGTCCAGAATTTTCTCCAAAGCGCGAGGCTTCTGGCAGACGGTGCCGAGAGCTTTCGCAAGCTTACCGTCGTCGGAATCGAGCCCCATCGCGAGCGCATCGCTTCGAACCTCGAGCGCTCCCTGATGCTCGTCACTGCTCTCGCCCCTCGCATCGGCTACGACAAGGCCGCGGCCATTGCCAAGAAGGCGCATCGGGAAGGCACGACTCTGCGCGAGGCGGCCGTTGAATTGGGCTACATGACGACATCCGAGTTCGATGCCTGGGTACGGCCCGAGAAGATGATCGGGCCCGGGTCGAGCCCCGATGATGAAGACGGTGGCTCGGACTCGTCGCAGCAGCCGCCCTGA
- a CDS encoding PIN domain-containing protein codes for MIFVDTSFWVALRNRRDKDHEQAKRLLRVHADAALVTSNQIRGETWTYLRRKVGHGRAVDFLDAVNRSPRLQLVWVSEDTEAEALRWLRRHDEREYSFVDATSFALMRAHKIREALAFDGDFQAAGFLELRA; via the coding sequence ATGATCTTCGTCGACACCTCCTTCTGGGTGGCTCTTCGAAACCGTCGCGACAAAGATCACGAACAGGCGAAACGCTTGCTACGCGTGCATGCCGACGCTGCTCTCGTGACTTCGAATCAGATCCGAGGCGAGACCTGGACGTATCTGCGGCGCAAGGTCGGACACGGGAGGGCCGTTGATTTTCTCGATGCGGTCAACCGCTCTCCACGTCTTCAACTCGTTTGGGTATCAGAAGATACGGAAGCAGAGGCGCTTCGATGGCTGCGTCGTCATGATGAACGTGAGTATTCGTTCGTCGACGCCACGAGCTTCGCGTTGATGCGGGCGCACAAAATCCGCGAAGCGCTCGCCTTCGACGGCGATTTCCAAGCTGCAGGATTCTTGGAGTTGCGCGCGTAG
- a CDS encoding metalloregulator ArsR/SmtB family transcription factor: MARAATTADAFNAVAEPRRRQILDVLAGGERAVNDLVTLLDLAQPLVSKHLRVLRQVGLVDVREQGRQRMYRLNGRSLKPIHDWVKHYERTWNERFEALDEMLEELKPKEKQDGGKDEQG; the protein is encoded by the coding sequence ATGGCACGAGCGGCGACGACGGCAGACGCGTTCAACGCGGTGGCCGAGCCCAGACGGCGTCAGATTCTGGACGTTCTGGCCGGCGGTGAGCGCGCCGTCAACGACCTCGTCACGCTGCTCGATCTAGCTCAACCTCTGGTGTCCAAGCATTTGCGGGTCCTTCGGCAGGTGGGTCTGGTCGATGTACGAGAACAGGGTCGGCAGCGGATGTACCGGCTGAATGGCCGTTCGTTGAAACCCATCCACGACTGGGTAAAGCACTACGAACGAACATGGAACGAACGCTTCGAAGCGCTGGACGAGATGTTGGAGGAGCTCAAGCCAAAGGAGAAACAAGATGGTGGCAAAGACGAGCAAGGGTAG
- a CDS encoding CopG family transcriptional regulator produces the protein MKRLQILIDEDLDEALERRALREKTSKAALIRKYVRERLETLPPLESDPLWRMAGADEFDPERIDDVIYR, from the coding sequence ATGAAACGTCTTCAGATTCTGATCGATGAAGATCTCGATGAAGCACTCGAACGGCGAGCGCTTCGTGAGAAGACGTCGAAGGCTGCGCTCATTCGCAAATACGTCAGAGAACGGCTCGAGACGTTGCCCCCGCTCGAGTCGGATCCGCTGTGGCGTATGGCGGGGGCGGACGAGTTTGACCCCGAGCGCATTGACGATGTCATCTATCGATGA
- a CDS encoding VWA domain-containing protein has protein sequence MSALPLLSSIGALMLACPLSAREEEPSGLTFRLSVDFIEVTAIVTDPAGKVVPDLTRDDFQILEDGRPQTIEAFAFVDLPRRPRRPAPDGSLPEADVRTNRDASGRLFAFLIDDLRTPPGERALLRSRARELVEMKEEGDLAAVLYTSGRQRSVSFTTSRAVLLEALEASAGRGRADLNRDLRVSDIKDSLSMVEAVAGLLETITGRRKSVVYFGPGSNYDLTQTSGRFGPEDRSYEIMLALEATVGAANRGGVSIYAVDPQGLRAPSEGDGRGSLRSAFAERESLHFLADGTGGFAVYNTNGFSEAFDRILNDNSRYYLLAYRPTNTERDGKDRTIEVRLRDPSLLVRARQGYRAPSGAPTTLSPIEGPRGVPAEVVELLRSPVPLTDLSLRALATSTSAPENRLAIAVELDVSTLFFEEKGGRYRSEVTLGFFLLGEGGDIEDGSAQNVRLDVDADELARLHRDGLRALATFSAKAGRRQVAVAARGNGEKAGLLYWYVDVPGERVPLASNVILSSAHESGVPVLSSARDRVRLPLVPTLRREFDPNDELWLHVPSDLESLGSRLLREDGEVVSDASVDRDVNPWRIPLATLSPGGYILELGPDAPGRATRTIFFNVRRPD, from the coding sequence ATGAGCGCTCTCCCGCTCCTGTCCTCGATCGGAGCCCTGATGCTCGCCTGCCCGCTGTCGGCGCGGGAGGAGGAACCCTCCGGACTCACCTTTCGGCTGAGCGTCGACTTCATCGAGGTCACCGCCATCGTGACCGACCCGGCGGGCAAGGTGGTGCCGGATCTCACCCGCGACGATTTCCAGATCCTCGAGGACGGGCGGCCGCAGACGATCGAAGCATTCGCCTTCGTCGATTTACCGCGCCGTCCTCGCCGCCCTGCGCCGGACGGATCGCTTCCCGAGGCGGACGTGCGAACGAATCGTGATGCGAGCGGCCGTCTGTTCGCGTTTCTGATCGACGACCTGAGAACACCACCCGGGGAGAGGGCCCTGCTCCGATCGCGCGCGCGCGAGCTCGTCGAGATGAAGGAAGAGGGTGACCTCGCGGCCGTCCTGTACACCTCGGGGAGGCAACGCTCGGTGAGTTTCACGACCAGCCGGGCCGTGCTTCTCGAGGCGCTCGAGGCATCCGCGGGCCGCGGCCGCGCGGATCTCAACCGGGATTTGCGGGTCTCGGATATCAAAGACAGCCTTTCGATGGTGGAAGCCGTGGCAGGTCTTCTCGAGACCATCACCGGTCGGAGAAAGTCCGTGGTGTATTTTGGCCCGGGGAGCAACTACGATCTCACCCAGACGTCCGGCCGGTTCGGTCCCGAGGACAGAAGCTACGAGATCATGCTCGCGCTCGAGGCGACGGTCGGCGCCGCGAATCGCGGGGGCGTTTCCATTTATGCCGTCGACCCGCAGGGCCTTCGGGCCCCGTCGGAAGGCGACGGCCGTGGAAGCCTCCGATCGGCTTTCGCCGAGCGGGAGAGTCTCCATTTCCTCGCCGACGGCACCGGCGGATTCGCCGTCTATAACACGAACGGGTTTTCCGAGGCATTCGATCGGATCCTGAACGACAACAGCCGGTACTACCTCCTCGCTTATCGCCCGACGAACACTGAGAGGGACGGGAAGGACCGCACCATCGAGGTGCGGCTGCGAGATCCCTCACTTCTGGTCCGTGCGCGCCAGGGCTACCGCGCCCCGAGCGGCGCGCCCACGACCCTCTCACCCATCGAGGGACCTCGTGGAGTGCCCGCGGAGGTTGTCGAGTTGTTGAGAAGCCCGGTTCCCCTCACGGATCTTTCCCTGCGGGCCCTCGCGACTTCGACGTCGGCGCCAGAGAACCGGCTCGCCATTGCGGTGGAGCTCGATGTCTCTACCCTCTTCTTCGAGGAGAAGGGGGGACGCTACCGGTCGGAGGTGACACTCGGGTTCTTCCTGCTCGGTGAGGGTGGCGACATCGAGGACGGGAGCGCACAGAACGTTCGCCTCGACGTGGATGCCGACGAGCTCGCGCGGCTGCATCGGGACGGTCTGCGAGCGCTGGCGACGTTTTCCGCCAAGGCCGGACGCCGACAGGTGGCGGTGGCGGCAAGAGGGAATGGAGAGAAGGCGGGGCTCCTCTATTGGTATGTCGACGTCCCTGGCGAAAGAGTGCCGTTAGCCTCGAACGTCATCCTCTCGAGCGCTCATGAATCCGGGGTCCCCGTTCTGAGCAGCGCGCGCGACCGCGTGCGTCTTCCCCTAGTGCCCACGCTTCGCCGTGAGTTCGATCCGAACGACGAGCTCTGGCTCCACGTTCCATCGGATCTCGAAAGCCTCGGATCTCGCCTTCTACGCGAGGACGGCGAGGTCGTGTCGGACGCGAGCGTCGATCGCGATGTGAATCCCTGGCGCATCCCGTTGGCCACCTTGAGTCCAGGAGGCTACATCCTCGAGCTCGGACCGGACGCGCCTGGCCGGGCGACGAGAACGATCTTCTTCAACGTTCGGCGACCTGACTAA
- a CDS encoding TylF/MycF/NovP-related O-methyltransferase: MRRGPGTLYRRWRSIAYLAKRDRSAALRFAFTRELASVPIAARLGLIKRFLSITNAVRGYHTLTDMLTIAHAILARASGEGASGPSRPLVIEAGSGYGGSTAKLSLATALAGGSLIVLDTFRGMPENDEEHELLDGRHTRFRAGAFRGTLRKVEGIVDRWGAIECCRFTKGRFEDTLPHLSASPDVVVLDVDLVSSTRTCLRELWPRLHPDGVVFSLDGQLKATHQLLGNAHFWRDEIGVDPPRIKGLGRDKLITLQPPLVPSELPLG; this comes from the coding sequence ATGCGACGGGGGCCAGGCACCCTCTACCGACGTTGGCGGTCCATCGCCTACCTCGCGAAGCGCGACCGCAGCGCGGCTCTGCGGTTCGCCTTCACCCGCGAGCTCGCCTCGGTTCCGATTGCTGCGAGGCTCGGACTGATCAAGCGCTTCCTCTCGATCACGAATGCGGTCCGCGGATATCACACGCTCACCGACATGCTGACGATCGCGCACGCCATCCTCGCGCGGGCGAGCGGGGAAGGGGCATCGGGACCATCCCGCCCCCTCGTGATCGAGGCGGGCAGTGGCTACGGGGGGAGCACCGCAAAGCTGAGCCTCGCCACGGCGCTCGCGGGCGGATCTCTCATCGTGCTCGATACCTTTCGCGGCATGCCTGAAAACGACGAGGAGCACGAGCTCCTGGACGGCAGGCACACCCGTTTTCGAGCTGGAGCCTTTCGCGGAACACTCCGGAAAGTAGAGGGAATCGTCGACAGGTGGGGTGCCATCGAGTGCTGTCGATTCACGAAGGGCCGATTCGAAGACACCCTGCCGCACCTCTCGGCTTCGCCCGATGTCGTGGTCCTTGATGTGGATCTCGTCTCGTCTACGAGAACGTGTCTCCGCGAGCTCTGGCCCCGTCTCCACCCGGATGGGGTCGTCTTCTCACTCGACGGTCAGCTGAAGGCCACCCACCAGCTCCTGGGCAACGCCCATTTCTGGCGCGACGAGATCGGAGTCGACCCTCCGCGAATCAAGGGTTTGGGACGAGACAAGCTAATCACGCTGCAGCCCCCGCTCGTGCCCTCCGAATTACCATTGGGGTGA